From a region of the Cygnus atratus isolate AKBS03 ecotype Queensland, Australia chromosome 3, CAtr_DNAZoo_HiC_assembly, whole genome shotgun sequence genome:
- the PEX13 gene encoding peroxisome biogenesis factor 13: MASQPPPPKPWENRRLAGTVAPAFQSPDLGDNLLTRPGQPTVARIPPPILPRPSQQTGSSSLSTFRPAYSSSFTSGYGSYGTSFYGSYSPYSYGYGGLGYNRFRTDDIPPSRFVQQAEESSRGAFQSIESIVHAFASVSMMMDATFSAVYNSFRAVLDVANHFSRLRVHFTKVFSAFALVRTIRYLYQRLQRLLGLRKSSENEDLWAESAGTVARVGLEDKAANSAKSWPIFLFFAVIMGGPYLIWKLLSTYTDEETVSSNWASGEDDHVVGRAEYDFSALSEEEISFRAGDMLKLAPKEQQPKIRGWLLASYDGQTTGLVPANYIKILGKRRGRKTVDLERIMEQRPSFVGTSDRGSTAAVTLEEQEAAFDSVFAGSSKVPVASDSTVVSGEKQGL, translated from the exons ATGGCGTCGCAGCCGCCGCCTCCCAAGCCCTGGGAGAACCGGCGGCTGGCGGGCACCGTGGCGCCCGCCTTCCA GTCTCCTGACTTGGGTGACAACTTGCTGACCAGACCTGGACAACCCACAGTTGCACGAATACCTCCACCTATTTTGCCAAGACCATCACAGCAAACAGGAAGCAGCAGTCTGAGCACTTTCAGGCCAGCCTATAGTAGTTCTTTTACTTCAGGCTATGGTTCATATGGAACCTCTTTTTATGGAAGCTATAGTCCTTACAGTTATGGATACGGTGGTTTGGGTTATAACCGCTTTCGTACAGATGATATTCCTCCCAGCAGGTTTGTTCAGCAGGCtgaagagagcagcagaggcGCCTTTCAGTCCATCGAAAGTATCGTGCATGCATTTGCCTCGGTCAGCATGATGATGGATGCTACGTTTTCAGCTGTGTACAACAGTTTCAGAGCCGTGTTGGATGTAGCCAATCACTTCTCCCGCCTCAGAGTACACTTCACAAAGGTGTTTTCAGCTTTCGCTTTAGTGAGAACTATAAGATATCTCTACCAGCGTCTACAGCGGTTACTAGGTTTGCGGAAGAGCTCTGAGAATGAGGATTTGTGGGCTGAAAGTGCGGGGACAGTAGCTCGTGTTGGTCTTGAAGACAAGGCAGCTAACTCTGCAAAATCCTGGcctattttcttgttctttgctGTTATAATGGGAGGTCCCTATCTGATTTGGAAACTGCTTTCTACATACACTGATGAAGAAACAG TGTCTAGTAACTGGGCAAGTGGCGAAGATGATCATGTAGTTGGAAGAGCAGAATATGACTTCAGTGctctttcagaagaagaaatttctttccGTGCTGGTGACATGCTCAAATTAGCACCCAAAG aacaACAACCCAAAATCCGTGGTTGGCTTTTGGCTAGTTACGATGGCCAAACAACAGGACTTGTGCCAGCTAATTACATCAAAATACTGGGCAAAAGAAGAGGTAGGAAAACAGTGGACCTGGAAAGGATTATGGAGCAACGGCCATCCTTTGTCGGCACATCTGATAGAGGATCCACTGCTGCTGTGACTTTAGAGGAGCAGGAAGCTgcttttgattctgtttttgCTGGAAGTAGTAAAGTTCCTGTTGCATCTGACTCCACTgtagtcagtggagagaaacaggGACTCTGA